TTTTCCTTTTCGACGAGCTTCTTCGCCTGCTTCACGGTCGCCGAATAGCCCTTGGCGTCGAGACGCGAATAGATGAAGGGCTTGAACAGCTCGAGCGCCATCTTCTTGGGCAGGCCGCACTGATGCAGCTTCAGCTCCGGACCGACGACGATCACCGAACGGCCGGAATAATCGACGCGCTTGCCGAGCAGGTTCTGACGGAAGCGGCCCTGCTTGCCCTTCAGCATGTCGGCGAGCGACTTCAGCGGACGCTTGTTGGCGCCCGTGATCACGCGTCCGCGGCGGCCGTTGTCGAACAGCGCGTCGACGGCCTCCTGCAACATGCGCTTCTCGTTGCGGATGATGATGTCCGGCGCGCGCAATTCGATCAGCCGCTTCAAACGATTGTTGCGGTTGATGACGCGGCGGTAGAGATCGTTCAAATCCGAGGTCGCGAAGCGGCCGCCGTCCAGCGGCACGAGCGGACGCAGATCCGGCGGAATGACCGGAACTTCCTTGAGGATCATCCACTCGGGGCGATTGCCCGACTGCAGGAAAGCCTCGATGATCTTCAGGCGCTTCGCCAGCTTCTTGGGCTTGAGCTCGGTCTTCGCTTCGGAGATCTCGATGCGCAGCGACGCGGCGATCGCTTCCAGGTCCATCGACTCAAGAAGTTTGCGGATCGCTTCCGCGCCGATCATGGCCGTGAACGTGTCTTGGCCATATTCGTCTTGCGCGCGCATATATTCGTCTTCCGACAGCAACTGACGCTCTTTGAGCGGCGTCAGGCCCGCGTCGAGGACGATATACGACTCGAAATAGAGGATTCGCTCAAGATCCTTGAGCGTCATGTCGAGCAACAGGCCGATGCGCGAGGGCAGCGACTTCAGAAACCAGATGTGGGCGACGGGCGCGGCGAGCGAGATGTGGCCCATGCGGTCGCGCCGCACGCGCGCGAGGGTGACCTCGACGCCGCACTTCTCGCAAATGACGCCCTTGTATTTCATCCGCTTATATTTGCCGCACAGGCACTCATAGTCCTTGATCGGACCGAAGATGCGCGCGCAGAACAGTCCGTCGCGCTCTGGCTTGAACGTGCGGTAGTTGATCGTCTCGGGCTTTTTGATCTCGCCGTAAGACCAGGAAAGAATCTTCTCCGGGCTTGCGATCGAAATCTGAATCTGGTCGAAGGCCTGCGTCGCCACGACCGGATTGAAGAGATTCATGACCTCTTGCTGATTCATGGTCTTCTCCTGGACCGGGATGGAAGCGGTCGTACGCTCCGCCGGTCTAAATCCATTTGCGCTTCCCTCTCCCATTCACGGGAGAGGGTGGCCCCGCGAAGCGGGGTCGGGTGAGGGCGCTTCGATCTTCAAGAAGCGGCGCCAGCCCTCATCCGTCAGGCTTCGCCTGACACCTTCTCCCGCAAGCGGGAGAAGGGGCGCGCTTCGCGATGCGATTACTCCGCCGCCTCGGCGGCTGTGGGCGGCGCTTCCTCTTCCGGCTCCGCGTTGGTCAGTTCGACGTTCAGCGCCAGTGAGCGCATCTCCTTGATGAGCACGTTGAAGCTCTCCGGAATGCCCGATTCGAAGGTGTCGTCGCCGCGCACGATCGACTCATAGACCTTGGTGCGGCCGGCGACGTCGTCCGACTTCACGGTCAGCATCTCCTGCAGCGTGTACGCGGCGCCATAGGCTTCGAGCGCCCAGACCTCCATTTCGCCGAAGCGCTGTCCGCCGAACTGCGCCTTGCCGCCCAGCGGCTGCTGGGTGACGAGCGAGTAGGGGCCGATGGAGCGCGCGTGGATCTTATCGTCGACGAGATGATGCAGCTTCAGCATGTAGATGTAGCCGACGGTCACCTTACGGTCGAAGGTCTCGCCGGTGCGTCCGTCGAAGAGCCGCACCTGACCTGACGAGGCAAGTCCCGCCTTCTCCAGCATTTCGACGATGTCCTTCTCGCGCGCGCCGTCGAACACCGGCGTCGCGATCGGAACCCCGCGCTTCAGATCCTTGCCGACTTCCACGAGGTTCGCCTCGCTGAGCGAGGCGAGTTCCGGATCGTCGCCGTAGATTTCCGTCAACGCTTTGCGCAAAGGCTTGATGTCTTTGCTGCGATAATACGCGTCGACGGCCTGGCCGACCTGCTTGCCGAGACCGGCGCAGGCCCAGCCGAGATGCGTCTCGAGAATCTGTCCGACGTTCATCCGGCTCGGCACGCCGAGCGGATTGAGCACGATGTCGACAGGCGTGCCGTCCTCGAGGAACGGCATGTCTTCCTGCGGCACGATGCGCGAAACGACGCCCTTGTTGCCGTGACGCCCGGCCATTTTGTCGCCGGGCTGAATCTTGCGCTTCACCGCGACGAAGACTTTGACCATCTTCATCACGCCGGGCGGCAGTTCGTCGCCGCGCTGCAGTTTCTCGACCTTGTCGAGGAAGCGGTTCTCAAGCCCCTTCTTCGACTCGTCATATTGCTTGCGCACGGCTTCGATCGACGCCATCAGCGCGTCATCCTCGACGACGAAGGTCCACCACTGCGAGCGGGGATATTCGTCGAGGATCGCCTGAGTCAGCTTCTCGCCCTTCTTGAAGGACTTCGGGCCGGCGATGCCGACCTTGCCGATCAGCGTTTCACAAAGACGCGTATAGACGTTGCGGTCCAGGATCGCGAGCTCGTCGTCGCGGTCCTTGGCGAGACGCTCGATCTCCTCGCGTTCGATAGCCTGGGCGCGCTCGTCCTTCTCGACGCCGTGGCGGTTGAACACGCGCACTTCGACGATCGTTCCCTGAACGCCCGGCGGCACGCGCAGCGACGTGTCGCGCACGTCGGAGGCCTTTTCGCCAAAGATGGCGCGCAGGAGCTTCTCTTCCGGCGTCATCGGGCTTTCGCCCTTGGGCGTGATCTTGCCGACGAGAATGTCGCCCGCCTGCACTTCGGCGCCGATATAAACGATCCCCGCCTCGTCGAGATTCTTCAGCGTCTCTTCCGAAACGTTGGGAATATCGCGGGTGATCTCTTCCGGACCGAGCTTCGTGTCGCGCGCCATCACCTCGAATTCATCGATGTGAATCGAAGTGAACACGTCGTCCTTGACGATGCGCTCGTTGAGGAGGATCGAATCCTCGAAGTTGTAGCCGTTCCAAGGCATGAAGGCGACGAGCACATTGCGCCCGAGCGCCAGATCGCCAAGGTCGGTCGACGGACCGTCGGCGATGATGTCGCCCTTCACCACAAGATCGCCGACGCGGACGAGCGGCTTCTGGTTGATGCAGGTCGACTGGTTCGAGCGCTGGAACTTCATCAGCCGATAGATGTCGACGCCGGGCTTGCCCGGATCAAGTTCTTCGGTCGCGCGGATGACGATACGGGTCGCGTCGATCTGATCGACCACGCCGGTGCGGCGCGCCGAGATGGCGGCGCCGGAGTCGCGCGCCACGATCGGCTCCATGCCGGTGCCGACGAGCGGCGCGTCGGCCTTGACGAGCGGCACGGCCTGGCGCTGCATGTTCGAGCCCATCAGCGCGCGGTTGGCGTCATCGTTCTCGAGGAATGGAATGAGCGCCGCGGCCACCGACACGAGCTGCTTGGGCGACACGTCCATCGCGTCGACCTTCTCGCGCGGCACGAGCATGACGTCGCCGGCGTGGCGGCAGAGCACGAGGTCTTCCGTCAGATTGCCGTCCTTGTCGACCTGCGCGTTCGCCTGAGCGACGTGATATTTCGCCTCCTCCATCGCCGACAGATAGGCGACTTCGCCGGTCACCTTGCTGTCGCGCACGCGGCGATAAGGCGCTTCGATGAAGCCGTATTTGTTGACGCGGGCGAAGGTCGCGAGCGAATTGATCAGGCCGATGTTCGGACCTTCCGGCGTCTCGATCGGACAGATGCGGCCGTAATGCGTCGGGTGCACGTCGCGCACCTCGAAGCCCGCCCTCTCACGAGTCAGTCCGCCCGGGCCAAGCGCCGAGAGACGACGCTTATGGGTGATCTCCGACAGCGGATTGGTCTGGTCCATGAACTGCGACAGCTGCGACGAACCGAAGAATTCGCGCACGGCGGCCGCCGCCGGCTTGGCGTTGATCAGGTCCTGCGGCATGACCGTGTCGATATCGACCGACGACATGCGCTCCTTGATGGCGCGCTCCATGCGCAGCAGGCCGAGGCGATACTGATTCTCCATCAGTTCGCCGACCGAACGCACGCGGCGATTGCCGAGATGGTCGATGTCGTCGATTTCGCCGCGACCATCGCGCAGATCGACGAGCGCCTTGACGACCGCGAGGATATCCTCGCGACGCAGCGTCCGCGTCGTGTCCGGCGCGTCGAGATCGAGGCGCATGTTCATCTTCACGCGGCCGACGGCCGAGAGATCATAGCGCTCGGGATCGAAGAACAGCGAGTGGAACATGTTTTCCGCCGTGTCCATCGTCGGCGGCTCGCCCGGGCGCATGACCCGATAGATGTCGAACAGCGCTTCTTCGCGGATCGAGTTCTTGTCGACGGCGAGCGTATTGCGGATGTAGGGGCCGATATTGATGTGGTCGATGTCTAGCACCGGCAGCTCGTCGAAGCCCTTTTCGATCAGCAGCGGCAGAGTCTTCACGGTGATCTCCTCGCCCGCTTCGGCGAAGATCTCGCCGGTGGCGGGGTCGAAGAGGTCCTGCGCGAGATATTGGCCGTAGAGCTCCTCGGGCGCGACGCGAATTGCCTTCACGCCCTTCTCGGCGAGTTGGCGCGCGGCGCGCACGGCGAGCTTCTTGCCGGCTTCGAGAATCACCTGGCCGGTGTCGGCGTCGACCATATCGGCGACAGCCTTCACGCCCTTGATGCGCTCGGCGTCAAACGGCATGCGCCAGTTCTCGCCGTCCTGCGTGTACAGGATGGTCTTGTAGAAGGTCGACAGAATCTCTTCGCCGTCGAGGCCGAGCGCGAACAGGAGCGACGTCACCGGAATCTTGCGGCGGCGGTCGATGCGCGCATAGACGATGTCCTTGGCGTCGAACTCGATGTCCAGCCAGGATCCGCGATAGGGAATGATGCGGGCGGCGAACAGCAGCTTGCCCGAAGAATGGCTCTTGCCCTTGTCGTGGTCGAAGAACACGCCCGGCGAGCGATGCATCTGCGAGACGATGACGCGCTCGGTGCCGTTGACGACGAAGGTGCCGTTCGACGTCATGAAGGGCATGTCGCCCATGTAGACGTCCTGCTCCTTGATGTCCTTGACCGACTTCGCCTGCGTATCGGGATCGACGTCGAACACGATGAGGCGCAGCGTCACTTTGAGCGGCGCAGCGTAGGTCATGCCGCGCTGGCGGCATTCGTCGACGTCATATTTCGGCTGTTCGAACTCGTAGCGCACGAATTCGAGCAGAGAGACCTGCGAGAAGTCGGAGATCGGAAAGACGGACTTGAAGACGGACTGCAACCCCTCGTCAGGACGGCCGCCTTTGGGCTCGTCGACAAGGAGGAACTGATCGTAGGAGGCCTTTTGGACCTCGATCAGGTTCGGCATTTCCGCCGCTTCGCGGATATGTCCGAAGAATTTGCGGATGCGCTTGCGACCGGTGAACTTTCTCGCCGACGTCTGAGCCATGTCGCTTTTCGAGCCTCTTTCTTCGTTGAGCCGACCGTCCCGCTGCGAGAGGTCCTTGCCCGTCAGGCGCTCGTCATAGCGGCGGAATTCCCGCGTCCGTGAGCGCCTTTTGTTTATTGGTCGCAGCCCCGGCGCGCCGGGGCTGCGACGATCGCGACGCCGCCAAAGGCGGCGGAAGAATTACTTGAGTTCGATCTTGGCGCCGACCTTTTCGAGGGCGGCCTTGATCTTCTCGGCCTCGTCCTTGTTCACGCCTTCCTTGATGGGCTTGGGCGCGCCTTCGACCAGGTCCTTGGCTTCCTTCAGGCCGAGGCCGGTGATCGCGCGGACCTCCTTGATGACCTCGATCTTCTTCTCGCCGGTCGCGGCCAGGATCACGTTGAACTCGGTCTTCTCTTCCGCGACCGGCGCAGCGGCGGCGGCGCCCGGAGCGGCGGCGACGGCGACGGCGGCGGCGGCGGAAACGCCCCACTTCTCTTCAAGGAGCTTCGCGAGTTCAGCCGCCTCGAGGACGGTCAGCGCCGAGAGGTCTTCGACGATCTTTTCAAGATTTGCCATTTGTTGCGTCCTTTGAATTTGGTTTGTCTGGATGTCGGCCTCTTAGGCCGCGTCTCGATTGGCGTAGGCTCCGAAGACGCGCGCGAGCTTGGCGGCTGGCGCGGTCGAGAGCTGAGCGATCTTGGTCGCGGGCGCCTGGATAAGGCCCACGAGCTTGGCGCGCAGTTCGTCGAGGGACGGCATCGTCGCAAGCGACTTGACGCTGTCCGGATTCAGAGCAGTCTTGCCCATGGCGCCGCCCAGGATGACAAACTTGTTGTTGTCCTTGGCGAAGGCCACGGCGACTTTCGGCGCCGCCACCGGATCGTCCGAATAGGCGATCAGGGTCGGCCCCTTGAGCAGGGGCGCGATAGAGGCGACGTCGGCGCCATCGAGAGCGATCTTGGCGAGGCGGTTCTTCGCGACCTGGACCGTCGCGCCAGCATTGCGGGCCTGCTTGCGCAGGTTTTGCAGCTGGGCCACGGTCAGGCCGGAGTAGTGAGCGACGACGACGACGCCGGTCTTCGAAAAGACTTCGCGTAACGCCGCGACCGCTTCCTTTTTCTCCGCTCTGTCCACGGGTGCTCTCTCTACTGGCGGGAAATCCCGCCGGTTGCGACATGTCGCTCGCTTGAGGCGAGCGACGCCGTAGATCCTGTCCCCGTCACGGCGCAACGCCGCGGCGGTTGAAGGGGCGCGAACCAAATTCGAAGGACGCACGCGGGAAGCCCGTTTGCGGCCTCTAAAATTCCGGTTTCCCCGTCTGTGCAGGCCGCCTTTAAGACGACGGATCGCTCCGCCTTCCCTTGGGCCGATTGAGCCGCTACAGGGTAAAACCCCTTGCGTGCGCCGGCAGTCTCGGACAGGACATGGCCGGACGGGACACGAGGGAGAACCCCCGGGTCCGCCGGCCTATCCACCGCCTTTTCCTAAGCCCTGGAAGGACTTGAGTCGAGGCGGAAGCTCAAAACTGAAAAGGGGGCCGCAGGTCGATTGGCCAGCCCCGGATCGTCTATTTAAGGGGAGTAGAGGAGTTTGCCAAGGGGAAAAACGATGTTTCTCACCCAGTTCAGCGGCGTCACCACCGCCCCGGCGTGAACTCCATGCGCATGCGGCCGCCCCGGCTGGCGGAAAGCCGCGCGCCCCCAGTGCGAGAGGGCGGGCGAGAGGCGCTGCGGCCCGAAGCTTTCCCGCTGTGGCCGCCTTCGGCGGCGACGCCGGGATAGGTCGCCCCATGCTGACCGCGCGTCGGCCCGAAGGAGGCGAGGCAGCGGTTGTAGGCGTCGGCTTCCTTGATCGCTTCGCAATCGTCGATGCTTCGCGACGCGGCGAGCGCGGGAGCAGCGAAGAGGAGCGATGCGGCGAAGAACACGGCGCCAAAAATGCGGGCGTCATTGCGAGGAGCGTCGCGACGAGGCAATCGAGGGGCGGCCTCAAAGCGCTGGATTGCTTCGCTTCGCTCGCAATGACGGCTTGGTAGCCAATGACGGCCCATCATCCCCTCAGCGTTGCGCCGCATTTTTTTTGCGCCTCCGCCACGATCTTCTGGGCCACCGCCTCGATCTCCGCGTCCGTCAGAGTCTTTTCGCGCGGCTGCAGGGTGACGGCGAGACCGATCGATTTTTTGCCCTCGGGGACGCCCTTGCCCTCATAGACGTCGAAGACTGTGACATCGGCGATCAGACTCCGGTCGGCGCCCTGCGCCGCCTTCACTAGATCGCCGGCCGCCGCTGTGCGATCGACGATAAAGGCGAAATCGCGCGAAACCGGCTGAAGATCCGAAATATCGAGCTTCGGCTTGATTTTCGTCGGCTTCGCCTTGGGCGCGGGGAGCGCGTCGAGAATGATCTCGAAAGCCGCGATCGGCCCCTCGACGTCCATGACTTTCAGCGCGCGCGGATGCAATTCGCCGAAATGGCCGACGATGTTCTTTGGTCCGAATTGCAGCGTCGCCGAACGGCCGGGGTGAAACCATGCCGGCCCGCCGGAAACGATTTGCAAGCCGCCGGCCGCGACGCCGAGCGCATTCAGCAGCGCCATGGCGTCGGCCTTGGCGTCGAAGGCGCCGGCCGCGCGCGCCGGCGGCGCTGACCAGTGACGCCCGGCGCCAGCCAACCCGCGCCGCACGCCCGCCGCGGCGAGGCGCTGGCCGGTCTCGGTCGCATCGAGGAAGATCTGGCCGACTTCAAACAGGTTCTGATCGCCAAGCCCGCGCGCGGCGTTGCGGCCAGCGGCCGCCACGAGGCCCGGCAACAGGCTCGGCCGCATGTCGGAAAGATCGGCGGCGATCGGATTGGCGAGCGCCAGCGACGGCTTGCCGCCGCCAAACGCCTCCGCCTGCTCCTTGGAGACGAAGGACCACGTCACCGCCTCGACGAGGCCCTGGCCGGCGAGCGCGCGGCGCGCGTTGCGGGCGCGCTTTTGCATCATGGTCAGCACGGGCGGCGCGACGCCCTCGGCGCGCGGCAGCGGCGTCGAGGGCACGTTGTCGACGCCGATCATGCGCACGATTTCCTCGACGATGTCGGCCTTGCCCTCGATGTCCGGACGCCAGCTCGGCGCGGCGACATGGGCGATGTCGGCGCCGGCGTTCTCGACGCTGAAGCCGAGGCGCTCGAGAATCTTCGCCGCGTCTTCACGCGGCGCGTCGAGGCCCGTGAGCCGCCTGGTTTCGCTCCAGGGGAAATTGATCGCGCGCGAGAGCAGCGGCAGTTCGCCGGCGAGCGTGAGTTCCGACGGCTCGCCGCCGCAGAATTCCAGCACGAGCTTCGTCGCGAGCTCGATCCCCGGCAGTGCAAAGGCCGGATCGACGCCGCGCTCAAAACGGTAGCGCGCGTCGGTGACAATGCCGAGCTTGCGGCCGGTGTGCGCGATATTCATCGGGTCCCAAAGCGCCGTTTCGATCAGCACGTCGGTCGTCGAGTCATCGCAGCCTGAGGCCTCGCCGCCCATGACGCCCGCAAGCGATTCCGGTCCGGCCTCGTCGCAGATGACCACCATGCTCTCGTCGAGTTGATAGGTCCGCCCGTCGAGCGCGTGCAGAGTCTCGCCCATCTTCGCGCGGCGCACGATAAGATCGCCCTTCACCTTTTTCGCGTCGAAGACATGCAGCGGCCGCGCGCGATCGAAGGTGAGGAAGTTGGTGACGTCGACCAGCGCGTTGATCGGACGAAGGCCGATTTCGCGCAACCTCGCCTGCAGCCAGGCGGGGCTGGGTCCGTTCTTGACGCCACGCACGAGGCGAAGGCCGAAGAAGGGCGCGAGATGCTTGTCTTCCTGCGCGAAATCCAACGTCACGCCGACAGGGCAGGGGAATTTGCCCTCGATTGGCGCAATGTCCTTGTTCTTGAGAACGCCGAGGCCCGCCGCGGCGAGGTCGCGCGCGATGCCGTAGACGCCGGCGGCGTCGGGGCGGTTGGGCGTCAGATTGATCTCGATGATGGGATCGTCGAGCCCGGCCCATTGCGCATAGACGGCGCCGACCGGCGCGTCTTCCGGCAGATCGATGATTCCCTCATGGTCGTTGGAAAGTTCGAGTTCGGCGGCAGAGCACAGCATGCCGAGCGACTCGACGCCGCGGATGACGCCCTTGCCGAGCGTGATCTTCTTGCCTGGAATATATGTCCCCGGCGCCGAGAAGACGCTCTTCATGCCGGTGCGGGCGTTCGGCGCGCCGCAGACCACCTGCACCGGCGCGCCGCTCCCCGTGTCGACCATGCAGACCCGCAAACGGTCGGCGTTCGGATGCGGCTTCGCCTCGATCACCTTCGCGATGGTGAAGTCTTTGAGCTGCGCGGCGGGGTCATGCACATATTCGACCTCAAGGCCGATGCGCGTCAGCGTCTCGACGATTTCGCTGAGCGAAGCCGACGTGTCGAGATGTTCCTTGAGCCAGGAGAGGGTGAGTTTCATTTGTTGAGAACTTTGAAGTTGTCGAGCGCCGGCGCCAAGGGCTCGTCATGCCCGCGCTTGTCGCGGGCATCCACGCCGTGAGGCTGCGGAATGATGAAAGTGAGCGGCGTCATTCGTTTCGCGTCTCTAGTTTTCGGCGTTACGTGGATGGCCGGGACACGCCCGGCCATGACGCGGCGAATTATCGTTAGCTGCTCAACCCGCCCGCCAGCGTCGGGAAATCGAGCGGCCTGAAACCATAGTGCTCCAGCCAGCGCGTGTCGGCGTCGAAGAAGGCGCGCAGATCCGACATGCCATATTTGAGCATCGCCAGCCGGTCGACGCCGACGCCGAAGGCGAAGCCCTGATAGCGGTCGGGATCGATCCCGCAATTTCTCAGCACATTGGGATGCACCATGCCGCAGCCCAGAATCTCCATCCAGTCCTCGCCCTCGCCGAAGCGGATTTCGCCGCCCTGGCGCCGGCACTGAACATCGACCTCCATCGAGGGTTCTGTGAAGGGGAAGAAGGAGGGTCGAAAGCGCAGCTTGACGCCCTTCACCTCGAAGAAGCTCCTTAGAAATTCTTCGAGCGTCCATTTGAGATGCCCAAGATGCGTCGTCTCGTCGATGACGAGTCCTTCGATCTGATGGAACATCGGCGTATGCGTCTGGTCGAAGTCGCAGCGATAGACCCGGCCGGGGCAGATGACTCGGATCGGCGGCGCCTGCGACAGCATGGTGCGCACCTGCACCGGGCTCGTATGGGTGCGCAGCAGCCGCTTTACGCCTGACTCTGCGGTCAGAAAGAACGTGTCCTGCATCTCTCGCGCGGGATGCCCTTCCGGGAAGTTGAGCTTGGTGAAATTATAGTCGTCGCTCTCGATGTCCGGTCCCTCGGCGACGGCGAAGCCCATGTCGGCGAAGATGATGGAGAGCTCGTCCGTCACCTGCGAAATCGGATGGATGCGCCCGCGCTCCAGCGGACTCGCCGGCGCAGGCAGCGTCATATCGAGCGTCTCGGCCGTAAGGCGCGCTTCCAAAGCCGCTTCAGCAAGCCGTTCGCGTCGCGCGGCGATCGCCTCGGCCGCCTTGTCTTTTAGCGCGTTGATCTTCGCGCCTTCGGTCTTGCGCTCCTCGGGCGACATTTTTCCGAGCGTTGCGAGCAGCGCCGAAATCGCGCCCTTTTTGCCGAGCGAGGAGAGGCGCACGGCTTCAAGCGCCGCCTCGTCGGCGGCCTCGTCGATCTGGCGCAGCGTATCTTCTTCGAGTTTGGCGAGGTCGGTCATATTGGTTTCTAATGTGGACGTTTCCTCGTCCTTCGAGACGCCCGCTCCGCGGGCTCCTCAGGATGAGGAAACGTAAAGCGCGCCGCTTGCGCCCTCATGCTGAGGAGGCTCCGTAGGAGCCGTCTCGAAGCATGCGGGCGAAGTCAGCCGCCCCTTCGGGAATCTTGCGCCGCGTTCTGCCACGCGGGGGCCGTTCTGTCGAGAACGCCAGATCAAGCGCTCTAAGGCGCGGGGCGCGGCCGATGCGTGAAAATCTGCGCCAGCGCCGAAGAGACGACGCGCGAATCGACGTCGTCGGCGCGGCTCGTCAGCACGATCGGCACGCGCGCGCCGAGCACCAGCCCCGCGGTGTCGGCGCCGCCGAGGAAGACGAGCTGCTTCGCCAGAATATTGCCCGCCTCGAGATCGGGCGCGACCAGGATGTCCGCGTCGCCGGCGACCTCGGACTCTATGTGCTTGGCGTCGGCCGCTTCGCGCGAGATGGCGTTGTCGAAGGCCAGCGGACCGTCAAGCGCGGCGCCGGCGATCTGGCCACGGTCGGCCATCTTGCAGAGCGCCGCCGCCTCGATCGTCGACGGGATCTTTCCTTCGACCGTCTCCACGGCCGAGAGCAGCGCCACTTTGGGACGTTCGATGCCGATCGCATGCGCGAGATCGATTGCGTTGCGCACGATGTCGCGCTTGGTGTCGAGCGTCGGCGCAATGTTGATCGCGGCGTCGGTGACGAGCAGCAACTTATGATAATACGGCGCGTCGATCACAAAGACATGGCTGATCCGCCGGTCCGTGCGCAGTCCCGCGCCGTCTCGTATGACCGCGGTCATCAGTTCGTCCGTATGCAGCGCGCCTTTCATCAGCGCGTGCAGCCGGCCGCGGCGCACGAGCTCCACCGCCTGATCGGCGGCGGCGTGGCTGTGTGGCGCGTCGACGATCTCGACGCCTTCAAGCGAGACCCCGCTCGTGCGCGCGGCCGCCTCGATCTTCGCCCGCGGT
Above is a genomic segment from Methylocystis rosea containing:
- the rplJ gene encoding 50S ribosomal protein L10 — encoded protein: MDRAEKKEAVAALREVFSKTGVVVVAHYSGLTVAQLQNLRKQARNAGATVQVAKNRLAKIALDGADVASIAPLLKGPTLIAYSDDPVAAPKVAVAFAKDNNKFVILGGAMGKTALNPDSVKSLATMPSLDELRAKLVGLIQAPATKIAQLSTAPAAKLARVFGAYANRDAA
- the pheT gene encoding phenylalanine--tRNA ligase subunit beta, which gives rise to MKLTLSWLKEHLDTSASLSEIVETLTRIGLEVEYVHDPAAQLKDFTIAKVIEAKPHPNADRLRVCMVDTGSGAPVQVVCGAPNARTGMKSVFSAPGTYIPGKKITLGKGVIRGVESLGMLCSAAELELSNDHEGIIDLPEDAPVGAVYAQWAGLDDPIIEINLTPNRPDAAGVYGIARDLAAAGLGVLKNKDIAPIEGKFPCPVGVTLDFAQEDKHLAPFFGLRLVRGVKNGPSPAWLQARLREIGLRPINALVDVTNFLTFDRARPLHVFDAKKVKGDLIVRRAKMGETLHALDGRTYQLDESMVVICDEAGPESLAGVMGGEASGCDDSTTDVLIETALWDPMNIAHTGRKLGIVTDARYRFERGVDPAFALPGIELATKLVLEFCGGEPSELTLAGELPLLSRAINFPWSETRRLTGLDAPREDAAKILERLGFSVENAGADIAHVAAPSWRPDIEGKADIVEEIVRMIGVDNVPSTPLPRAEGVAPPVLTMMQKRARNARRALAGQGLVEAVTWSFVSKEQAEAFGGGKPSLALANPIAADLSDMRPSLLPGLVAAAGRNAARGLGDQNLFEVGQIFLDATETGQRLAAAGVRRGLAGAGRHWSAPPARAAGAFDAKADAMALLNALGVAAGGLQIVSGGPAWFHPGRSATLQFGPKNIVGHFGELHPRALKVMDVEGPIAAFEIILDALPAPKAKPTKIKPKLDISDLQPVSRDFAFIVDRTAAAGDLVKAAQGADRSLIADVTVFDVYEGKGVPEGKKSIGLAVTLQPREKTLTDAEIEAVAQKIVAEAQKKCGATLRG
- a CDS encoding bifunctional enoyl-CoA hydratase/phosphate acetyltransferase, with the translated sequence MVAQARARGALLDALVRRAQALPPIRMGVIHPCDARSVEGAIAARDKGLIVPTLIGPRAKIEAAARTSGVSLEGVEIVDAPHSHAAADQAVELVRRGRLHALMKGALHTDELMTAVIRDGAGLRTDRRISHVFVIDAPYYHKLLLVTDAAINIAPTLDTKRDIVRNAIDLAHAIGIERPKVALLSAVETVEGKIPSTIEAAALCKMADRGQIAGAALDGPLAFDNAISREAADAKHIESEVAGDADILVAPDLEAGNILAKQLVFLGGADTAGLVLGARVPIVLTSRADDVDSRVVSSALAQIFTHRPRPAP
- the rplL gene encoding 50S ribosomal protein L7/L12 yields the protein MANLEKIVEDLSALTVLEAAELAKLLEEKWGVSAAAAVAVAAAPGAAAAAPVAEEKTEFNVILAATGEKKIEVIKEVRAITGLGLKEAKDLVEGAPKPIKEGVNKDEAEKIKAALEKVGAKIELK
- the rpoB gene encoding DNA-directed RNA polymerase subunit beta, which produces MAQTSARKFTGRKRIRKFFGHIREAAEMPNLIEVQKASYDQFLLVDEPKGGRPDEGLQSVFKSVFPISDFSQVSLLEFVRYEFEQPKYDVDECRQRGMTYAAPLKVTLRLIVFDVDPDTQAKSVKDIKEQDVYMGDMPFMTSNGTFVVNGTERVIVSQMHRSPGVFFDHDKGKSHSSGKLLFAARIIPYRGSWLDIEFDAKDIVYARIDRRRKIPVTSLLFALGLDGEEILSTFYKTILYTQDGENWRMPFDAERIKGVKAVADMVDADTGQVILEAGKKLAVRAARQLAEKGVKAIRVAPEELYGQYLAQDLFDPATGEIFAEAGEEITVKTLPLLIEKGFDELPVLDIDHINIGPYIRNTLAVDKNSIREEALFDIYRVMRPGEPPTMDTAENMFHSLFFDPERYDLSAVGRVKMNMRLDLDAPDTTRTLRREDILAVVKALVDLRDGRGEIDDIDHLGNRRVRSVGELMENQYRLGLLRMERAIKERMSSVDIDTVMPQDLINAKPAAAAVREFFGSSQLSQFMDQTNPLSEITHKRRLSALGPGGLTRERAGFEVRDVHPTHYGRICPIETPEGPNIGLINSLATFARVNKYGFIEAPYRRVRDSKVTGEVAYLSAMEEAKYHVAQANAQVDKDGNLTEDLVLCRHAGDVMLVPREKVDAMDVSPKQLVSVAAALIPFLENDDANRALMGSNMQRQAVPLVKADAPLVGTGMEPIVARDSGAAISARRTGVVDQIDATRIVIRATEELDPGKPGVDIYRLMKFQRSNQSTCINQKPLVRVGDLVVKGDIIADGPSTDLGDLALGRNVLVAFMPWNGYNFEDSILLNERIVKDDVFTSIHIDEFEVMARDTKLGPEEITRDIPNVSEETLKNLDEAGIVYIGAEVQAGDILVGKITPKGESPMTPEEKLLRAIFGEKASDVRDTSLRVPPGVQGTIVEVRVFNRHGVEKDERAQAIEREEIERLAKDRDDELAILDRNVYTRLCETLIGKVGIAGPKSFKKGEKLTQAILDEYPRSQWWTFVVEDDALMASIEAVRKQYDESKKGLENRFLDKVEKLQRGDELPPGVMKMVKVFVAVKRKIQPGDKMAGRHGNKGVVSRIVPQEDMPFLEDGTPVDIVLNPLGVPSRMNVGQILETHLGWACAGLGKQVGQAVDAYYRSKDIKPLRKALTEIYGDDPELASLSEANLVEVGKDLKRGVPIATPVFDGAREKDIVEMLEKAGLASSGQVRLFDGRTGETFDRKVTVGYIYMLKLHHLVDDKIHARSIGPYSLVTQQPLGGKAQFGGQRFGEMEVWALEAYGAAYTLQEMLTVKSDDVAGRTKVYESIVRGDDTFESGIPESFNVLIKEMRSLALNVELTNAEPEEEAPPTAAEAAE
- the pheS gene encoding phenylalanine--tRNA ligase subunit alpha codes for the protein MTDLAKLEEDTLRQIDEAADEAALEAVRLSSLGKKGAISALLATLGKMSPEERKTEGAKINALKDKAAEAIAARRERLAEAALEARLTAETLDMTLPAPASPLERGRIHPISQVTDELSIIFADMGFAVAEGPDIESDDYNFTKLNFPEGHPAREMQDTFFLTAESGVKRLLRTHTSPVQVRTMLSQAPPIRVICPGRVYRCDFDQTHTPMFHQIEGLVIDETTHLGHLKWTLEEFLRSFFEVKGVKLRFRPSFFPFTEPSMEVDVQCRRQGGEIRFGEGEDWMEILGCGMVHPNVLRNCGIDPDRYQGFAFGVGVDRLAMLKYGMSDLRAFFDADTRWLEHYGFRPLDFPTLAGGLSS